One Roseimaritima multifibrata DNA window includes the following coding sequences:
- a CDS encoding Gfo/Idh/MocA family protein, with amino-acid sequence MRAAIVGVGFMGWIHYLAYQASEQAELVAFCSRDEKKRAGDWRGIQGNFGPPASQIDVSGLATYSTLDELLQDDSIDLIDICLPPHLHIDAVEKCLAAGKKVLCEKPLALTGAAAAAVAAKAQPGQLLVAHILPFMPEFRLIAEAVEDGRFGKLLGGSFKRIIGPPDWIPDFYDPEKVGGPLMDLHVHDAHFIRMLFGMPTSVFTRGRMRGETPQYFESTFSTSDPDVVLSACCGVIDQSGRGFTHGYEVHFKEATVRFEFAAYSDGSTSLIAPVILHADGSIEHPELGDGDPVKSFVLELDAAARAVDQGEIHPALCSQVAADSLRLCDAQLESVRTGKPIEISS; translated from the coding sequence ATGCGTGCAGCGATCGTCGGCGTCGGCTTCATGGGCTGGATTCATTACCTGGCCTATCAAGCATCTGAGCAAGCGGAGCTTGTCGCATTTTGCAGTCGAGACGAAAAGAAGCGAGCGGGCGATTGGCGCGGGATTCAGGGAAACTTTGGGCCTCCCGCATCGCAGATCGATGTCTCCGGTTTAGCCACCTACAGCACGCTGGACGAACTGCTTCAAGACGATTCAATTGACTTGATCGATATTTGCTTGCCGCCCCATCTGCATATTGATGCTGTTGAAAAGTGTCTTGCAGCTGGCAAGAAGGTCCTTTGCGAGAAACCGCTGGCGCTAACCGGAGCCGCCGCGGCGGCCGTCGCCGCTAAGGCTCAGCCCGGTCAACTGTTGGTCGCACATATTTTGCCGTTCATGCCGGAGTTCCGGTTGATTGCAGAGGCGGTTGAGGATGGGCGATTTGGGAAGCTACTGGGTGGTTCGTTTAAGCGGATCATCGGGCCTCCTGATTGGATCCCTGATTTCTACGATCCCGAAAAGGTTGGCGGTCCGTTGATGGATCTGCATGTCCACGATGCACATTTCATTCGAATGCTATTTGGCATGCCAACCAGCGTCTTCACGCGCGGTCGCATGCGAGGTGAAACACCGCAGTATTTCGAATCGACTTTTTCAACGTCCGATCCCGATGTCGTGTTGTCGGCCTGTTGTGGAGTCATAGACCAGTCTGGCCGTGGGTTTACTCACGGCTATGAGGTGCATTTCAAGGAAGCAACCGTTCGCTTTGAATTTGCCGCCTACAGCGATGGATCGACTTCGCTGATCGCACCGGTGATCTTGCACGCCGACGGATCGATCGAGCATCCGGAGCTCGGAGACGGCGATCCGGTTAAATCCTTCGTGTTGGAACTGGATGCCGCTGCACGAGCGGTCGATCAGGGTGAGATCCATCCAGCACTTTGCAGCCAAGTGGCTGCGGATTCACTCCGGCTATGTGACGCACAATTAGAAAGCGTCCGAACCGGCAAGCCCATCGAGATTTCTTCGTAG
- a CDS encoding RNA polymerase sigma factor translates to MSLPDSGAASDETLLAEYQKTGDRSLFETLMRRYENEIYCYLRRYLGDNEMAEDAFQGTFLQIHLRIETFDLTRRFRPWLYGVATNQAIDLQRRNRRHNIASLDRVNVAGENETKWSETLIGATPDPLFEASMKENGEWVRQAVDSLADPMRQVIELVYYQGMKYREAAECLEVPVGTVKSRMHATVQQLRNMWEDSHAVNSLP, encoded by the coding sequence ATGTCACTACCCGATTCGGGAGCTGCGAGCGACGAAACGTTGCTGGCTGAGTATCAAAAAACGGGTGATCGCTCGCTGTTTGAGACATTGATGCGGCGCTACGAAAACGAAATCTATTGTTATCTCCGCAGGTACCTGGGAGACAACGAGATGGCAGAAGACGCTTTCCAAGGGACTTTCCTACAAATCCATTTGCGAATCGAAACCTTCGATCTGACGCGACGCTTTCGCCCTTGGCTGTACGGCGTTGCGACCAACCAAGCGATCGACCTTCAGCGTCGCAACCGCCGTCACAACATCGCCAGCCTTGACCGAGTGAACGTCGCGGGCGAAAACGAGACGAAATGGAGCGAAACGCTGATCGGAGCGACTCCGGATCCGCTTTTTGAAGCTTCCATGAAAGAAAATGGCGAATGGGTTCGTCAGGCCGTCGATTCGCTCGCCGACCCAATGCGTCAAGTTATCGAATTGGTCTACTACCAGGGAATGAAATATCGCGAAGCTGCGGAATGCCTTGAAGTTCCAGTCGGAACCGTCAAGAGCCGCATGCACGCGACCGTGCAACAACTGCGAAACATGTGGGAAGACTCCCACGCAGTCAATTCATTGCCATAG
- a CDS encoding SDR family oxidoreductase: MTIDLFDLNKQVAIVLGGTGALGGAMAEALAAAGAHAVVVGRNQERGDQCVKRIVDAGGVASFQQADALQAESLSEARDRITDQLGTPSILVNAAGGNHPDATLPPGGDFCKLPREAWDRVFELNLSGGVMLPTQIFAKGMLETGQGSIINIASMSGMIPLSRVVAYSAAKAAVINLTQFLAREWATAGVRVNAISPGFFPGEQNRKLLFKEDGGYTDRGGQIIGHTPMARFGKPEELAGAVIWLASHKASSFVTGQNIVVDGGFSSTTI, translated from the coding sequence GTGACCATCGATCTATTTGACCTAAACAAGCAAGTTGCGATCGTTTTAGGGGGAACCGGAGCGCTTGGTGGCGCAATGGCAGAAGCCCTCGCCGCAGCCGGTGCCCACGCGGTTGTGGTCGGACGCAACCAAGAACGTGGCGACCAATGCGTGAAGCGAATCGTCGATGCCGGAGGCGTCGCAAGTTTTCAACAAGCCGATGCGTTGCAAGCTGAATCGCTTTCGGAAGCTCGTGACCGGATCACCGATCAACTGGGCACCCCTTCGATCCTGGTCAACGCTGCGGGTGGCAATCACCCCGACGCAACGCTTCCTCCCGGCGGTGACTTCTGCAAACTTCCTCGCGAAGCTTGGGACCGAGTCTTCGAACTAAACCTTTCTGGCGGAGTGATGTTGCCGACGCAGATCTTTGCAAAGGGAATGCTTGAAACGGGACAAGGAAGCATTATCAACATCGCGTCCATGTCCGGAATGATCCCACTTTCCAGAGTGGTTGCCTACTCGGCAGCAAAAGCAGCGGTCATCAACCTGACTCAGTTTTTGGCTCGCGAATGGGCGACCGCAGGCGTTCGCGTTAACGCGATCAGCCCCGGATTCTTCCCCGGCGAACAAAATCGAAAACTGCTGTTCAAAGAAGACGGTGGCTACACCGATCGCGGCGGCCAAATCATCGGACATACGCCCATGGCTCGATTCGGCAAACCAGAAGAACTTGCCGGAGCGGTTATCTGGTTGGCTTCTCACAAAGCTTCGTCGTTTGTCACCGGCCAAAATATCGTCGTCGACGGCGGCTTCTCCTCGACCACGATCTAA
- the ccoN gene encoding cytochrome-c oxidase, cbb3-type subunit I, with protein MATVTANGAQDSAPSHPDSTGKLEHFRYDDQIVRMFLMATIFWGLVATLVGVVVATLLVAPSLSMGFPEINFARLRPLHTNAAIFAFVGNGIFAAVYYSTQRLCKTRMWSDMLSGLHFWGWQLIIVLAAITLPLGITQSREYAELEWPIDVLIAIVWLFIFGGNFFMTLLKRRERHMYVALWFYIATIVTVAVLHVFNNLAVPAGWLKSYSIYAGVQDAFMQWWYGHNAVAFFLTTPFLGLMYYFLPKAAERPIFSYRLSIIHFWSLVFIYIWAGPHHLHFTALPEWASTLGMLFSIMLWMPSWGGMLNGLLTLRGAWHKVAVDPILKFYVVGITFYGMATFEGPLLSVKAINAFSHYSDWTIAHVHAGALGWNGFMLFGMIYWLAPRIFQTKIWSPRLVGTHFWLGTIAILLYIIPIYAAGFVQGMTWLSLDDTGNLSNPEFIKTVESVIPLWWLRVLGGLLYFSGVVMLAVNVMMTWIGRPDKYEDPVFSAPALLPISDEDEVPAKSDLDDVPVLELGKKLDLFGKMGWHRRWERLPVRFTVLTTLAVVIATLFELIPTFLIRSNVPTIASVKPYTPLELVGRDIYVSEGCYNCHSQMIRPFVAETKRYGEYSKPGEFIYDHPFQWGSRRIGPDLAREGGLRSSFWHWTHFENPAFSTPSSVMPSYEHLLTEDLNFKAIAPHVEVAAYLGAPYSEEELANVESLARRQAEEITADIVQQGGPASVHEKQAIALIAYLQRLGVDAMKTDTPAAAEETAPAAEAPAGEEAAADETPTEDASGNP; from the coding sequence ATGGCCACAGTGACCGCGAATGGCGCACAAGACTCTGCGCCTTCTCATCCTGACTCCACCGGTAAACTCGAGCATTTTCGATACGACGATCAGATCGTTCGAATGTTCTTGATGGCAACAATTTTCTGGGGATTGGTAGCAACCCTCGTCGGGGTTGTTGTCGCAACACTTCTGGTGGCTCCGTCCCTATCAATGGGGTTTCCGGAGATCAATTTTGCCCGGCTGAGACCGCTGCATACGAATGCCGCGATTTTCGCATTTGTGGGCAACGGGATTTTTGCGGCGGTTTATTACAGTACACAGCGACTGTGTAAAACGAGAATGTGGAGCGACATGCTGAGTGGGCTTCACTTCTGGGGCTGGCAGCTGATTATTGTCCTGGCAGCGATAACGCTCCCGCTGGGAATCACGCAAAGCCGTGAATATGCCGAATTGGAATGGCCTATCGATGTGCTGATCGCCATCGTTTGGTTGTTCATTTTTGGTGGTAACTTTTTCATGACGTTGCTAAAACGTCGCGAACGGCACATGTACGTCGCCTTGTGGTTCTATATCGCCACGATCGTTACGGTTGCCGTACTGCATGTCTTTAACAACTTGGCAGTCCCCGCTGGCTGGCTGAAAAGCTATAGCATTTATGCTGGGGTTCAGGATGCGTTCATGCAGTGGTGGTATGGGCACAACGCGGTTGCGTTCTTCCTGACCACTCCTTTCCTCGGGCTTATGTACTACTTTCTGCCAAAGGCGGCCGAACGTCCGATCTTTAGCTATCGGTTAAGTATCATCCATTTCTGGTCGTTGGTCTTCATCTACATCTGGGCTGGCCCCCATCACTTGCACTTCACCGCGTTGCCGGAATGGGCAAGCACCTTGGGGATGCTGTTCAGTATCATGCTCTGGATGCCCAGTTGGGGCGGCATGTTAAATGGTCTGCTGACCTTGCGAGGAGCCTGGCATAAGGTTGCCGTCGATCCGATTCTTAAGTTCTACGTGGTTGGTATCACGTTTTACGGGATGGCTACCTTTGAAGGTCCATTGCTTTCGGTGAAGGCAATCAATGCTTTCAGCCATTATTCTGACTGGACCATTGCCCACGTTCACGCGGGAGCGCTGGGGTGGAACGGTTTCATGCTGTTCGGAATGATTTACTGGCTGGCTCCGAGAATCTTCCAGACGAAGATCTGGAGCCCACGATTGGTTGGAACCCACTTCTGGTTGGGAACCATCGCGATTCTGCTTTACATCATTCCGATCTACGCTGCCGGTTTTGTGCAGGGGATGACTTGGTTGTCGTTGGACGACACCGGAAACCTCAGCAATCCAGAATTCATTAAGACGGTTGAATCGGTCATCCCACTATGGTGGCTGCGAGTTCTAGGCGGTCTGCTGTACTTCAGCGGCGTTGTGATGCTGGCCGTGAATGTCATGATGACTTGGATTGGACGGCCTGATAAATATGAAGACCCTGTTTTCTCGGCTCCGGCATTGTTGCCTATTTCCGATGAAGACGAAGTCCCAGCAAAGAGTGACCTGGATGACGTTCCGGTCTTAGAACTGGGTAAGAAATTAGACCTGTTTGGTAAAATGGGTTGGCATCGTCGATGGGAACGCCTGCCGGTTCGCTTTACGGTATTGACCACTCTGGCTGTGGTCATTGCAACGCTGTTTGAATTGATTCCAACGTTCTTGATTCGCTCAAACGTTCCGACCATCGCTTCGGTGAAACCTTACACGCCACTCGAGCTTGTCGGGCGAGATATTTATGTTTCCGAAGGCTGTTACAACTGCCACTCCCAAATGATTCGTCCTTTTGTGGCCGAAACCAAAAGGTATGGTGAATACAGCAAGCCGGGTGAATTCATCTATGACCATCCGTTCCAGTGGGGGAGCCGCCGTATCGGTCCCGACCTGGCGCGTGAAGGTGGTCTGCGGAGCAGCTTCTGGCACTGGACCCACTTTGAAAACCCCGCGTTTTCGACGCCAAGTTCGGTCATGCCTAGCTACGAGCACTTGCTGACCGAAGACTTGAATTTCAAAGCCATCGCTCCACATGTTGAAGTAGCCGCCTACTTGGGGGCTCCCTATAGTGAAGAGGAACTGGCGAATGTTGAATCGCTTGCCAGACGTCAAGCTGAGGAAATCACCGCCGATATTGTCCAGCAAGGTGGACCTGCTTCGGTGCATGAGAAACAGGCGATCGCCTTGATCGCTTATCTTCAGCGTTTGGGAGTCGATGCGATGAAAACCGATACCCCTGCCGCAGCGGAAGAAACGGCTCCTGCCGCCGAAGCTCCAGCGGGCGAAGAAGCCGCTGCGGATGAAACCCCTACTGAAGACGCTTCAGGCAATCCGTAA
- a CDS encoding zinc-binding alcohol dehydrogenase family protein codes for MRAISLLKPERFEQVTIADPGSPGPGQVLVKTHRMGICGTDVGGYLGKFPFFGYPRIIGHELGVEVLELGPDVDSVSVGDSCSIEPYLNCGHCYACRRGFTNCCETNQTLGVMCDGGLCERFLIRADKLHVSKSLTYEQLALVETLAIGCHAVDRGAPAEGDHVMVIGAGPIGLSAIEFARLTGARLTVMDQVASRLDFCEKTYGIENRIQFENPEQAKQAIMEITDGDRFALVIDATGNPHSMTGAMHYVAQTGTLVYVGITNQELCFPHAVMHKPEMTIKASRNAMPTDFARIIRLIEEGTINTDPWITHRVSWDDMIEAFPTYTRPDAGVLKAVVDVSGE; via the coding sequence ATGCGTGCTATCTCCCTGCTAAAGCCGGAACGATTTGAGCAAGTGACGATCGCGGATCCGGGTTCGCCGGGGCCAGGGCAGGTCCTTGTAAAAACCCATCGCATGGGGATTTGCGGTACCGACGTCGGTGGCTACTTGGGCAAGTTCCCCTTCTTTGGCTATCCAAGAATCATCGGTCATGAACTGGGCGTCGAAGTCCTAGAACTTGGGCCCGATGTCGATAGCGTCTCGGTCGGTGATTCCTGCAGTATCGAACCCTACCTAAATTGCGGACACTGTTACGCATGCCGCCGTGGGTTCACCAACTGTTGCGAAACGAATCAGACCTTAGGGGTAATGTGCGACGGTGGATTGTGCGAACGTTTTCTCATCCGTGCAGACAAATTGCACGTGTCGAAATCACTGACTTATGAACAGCTGGCGTTGGTCGAAACCTTGGCGATCGGATGCCATGCTGTCGACCGTGGAGCGCCGGCTGAAGGGGACCACGTGATGGTGATCGGCGCGGGTCCGATCGGATTGTCAGCGATCGAGTTCGCACGACTGACCGGCGCGCGATTAACCGTCATGGACCAAGTTGCATCGCGACTGGATTTCTGTGAAAAGACTTACGGGATCGAGAACCGAATCCAATTCGAAAATCCCGAGCAAGCGAAGCAAGCGATTATGGAAATCACCGACGGAGATCGCTTTGCCCTGGTCATTGACGCCACCGGAAACCCTCATTCGATGACCGGTGCAATGCACTACGTTGCCCAGACCGGCACCTTGGTATACGTTGGGATCACGAACCAAGAACTCTGTTTCCCGCACGCGGTCATGCACAAGCCGGAAATGACGATCAAGGCTAGCCGGAATGCGATGCCAACCGATTTTGCTCGCATCATTCGGTTGATCGAAGAAGGGACCATCAACACCGATCCCTGGATCACCCATCGCGTCAGTTGGGATGATATGATTGAAGCCTTCCCAACCTACACACGGCCCGATGCAGGCGTTCTTAAGGCCGTCGTGGATGTTTCCGGAGAGTAG
- a CDS encoding AsmA family protein: protein MADRNISSRFFQNLRDRTQQRRGERRRRKRTTVLFGLALLAMFVLGLPSIVSKMGMVDGMVGDAAAGYDWDVEFESLEFGWVTPVRIQGVSVLGKSGETRAKLDVIETDLTLMDLLRQPTDYGTIRVRGLVAEIAVADGRSSLEDDLAKFMSEESSGPPVLATLEIQDASVTVSDKGSGTAWFAGNIQSTVALRGEDVQVQATSVLTDPVGASGSLELGAVVSMLPGPLPADASAWQTEIRLKSVPLHAITLLKRRFPESASSLPDRLSGDASGLIVASQQGDGALLANFSGVEVRQLVAVDHRLGDRTWTNQMARLNGRMVYQNEALQTEQLQAACDFGNVTMTGNFPIPSSASPSLAWVETISGSGDADIDLARLTRAAPGLLPLRSGAEISEGRIVAKVNSGLGGDGSYRTSLLVESSPLRGTASGRPIQLEPVSVDATFAILNGSATAEKISMTSAFGTAIGKGDLRSGTGEFRLDFSRLASILQPLVEMPEASLRGNANGSVRWAASEGNQWNLSGDLAAQGLYIQLPAGQTIRQNRLLAKLEAVGVWGGDTLTELNRLNAELEGDGITCQAKLLQPVNRPVDGNPLPLNVQATGNSSDLMLLAAPWLPADLKSIDGTFAANCNLQLAADHGQISAASIDLQRPQLVWVEQRFSQPYLKLRFEGVYAWPENTLAANTLTLEGEAVSFAAVGHSAIESTQLEIGWRMNFERFQNSLASTTVKGKSDVQQVNYVDNRVPSTDPGYVLKGTGEGTATLKGRDGLWSIDTDLTAMNVSVYQSGGTTAPAANGFVGPVRNMGPQPTATTALWSEPNLQVQGVFRYDDTTGGAVADKVQIESEWFRTTVNGHLIWNDILGEVSLKGPAEIRMPLVANRLSALSGQPVELTGVHSAPLDLLVQRRADGALAVDLRGSLGWQSGRISGIAFESAVANFKVTDTTATIEPTTIPMELGRLHIAGDVHYDQNPIWFEQQPGRFAENIRLEPEMARKWLKYLAPLAADATEIAGTIDLDLAQCVVVPDQPERTLVSGQLSVQGVELNAGPLANQVIAGIEQLKNVSRGLTAGQPATRTRRLLTIPAQVVEFDMRNAVVTHQRMYFTVDDARVITSGSVAVDGRLSMTAQVPLDANWLGQDLQSLAGESITLPISGTLSAPRLNSAAIGQAITSLGAKAAQQTAENYLQQQVNRGLEKLLGR from the coding sequence ATGGCGGACCGGAATATCAGTAGTCGCTTCTTTCAAAATTTGCGAGACCGGACTCAGCAAAGACGTGGAGAACGGCGCCGGCGTAAACGGACGACGGTGCTGTTTGGCCTTGCGCTGCTAGCAATGTTCGTTTTGGGGCTTCCTAGCATCGTTTCCAAAATGGGAATGGTCGATGGAATGGTCGGAGATGCGGCGGCTGGCTATGACTGGGACGTCGAATTCGAATCCTTGGAATTCGGTTGGGTCACACCGGTTCGTATCCAAGGGGTATCGGTTTTAGGGAAATCCGGGGAAACGCGCGCCAAGTTGGATGTGATTGAAACCGATTTGACTTTGATGGATTTGCTTCGGCAGCCGACCGATTACGGCACCATCCGGGTTCGTGGACTGGTCGCAGAGATCGCCGTGGCGGATGGGCGAAGCAGTCTGGAGGATGATCTCGCCAAATTTATGAGTGAAGAATCAAGCGGGCCGCCCGTGTTGGCAACATTGGAAATCCAGGATGCCTCCGTGACGGTTTCCGATAAAGGGAGCGGCACCGCATGGTTTGCTGGGAATATTCAATCGACCGTCGCCCTTCGCGGCGAGGACGTCCAGGTCCAAGCAACTTCGGTTTTGACCGACCCCGTGGGAGCTAGCGGTTCACTTGAATTGGGAGCCGTTGTGTCGATGTTGCCGGGGCCACTGCCCGCGGACGCCTCTGCATGGCAAACCGAAATTCGACTAAAAAGTGTTCCTCTTCACGCGATCACGTTGCTCAAGCGAAGGTTTCCGGAATCGGCCAGTTCGTTGCCGGATCGGCTGAGCGGTGACGCTAGCGGATTGATCGTCGCTTCCCAGCAAGGTGACGGTGCCCTGTTAGCGAACTTCAGTGGCGTCGAAGTCCGCCAGTTGGTCGCCGTCGACCATCGCTTGGGAGATCGCACCTGGACCAATCAGATGGCGCGTCTGAACGGACGAATGGTCTACCAAAACGAGGCACTCCAGACCGAGCAACTGCAAGCGGCATGCGATTTCGGAAATGTCACGATGACGGGAAATTTTCCGATTCCTAGTAGTGCCAGCCCATCGTTGGCTTGGGTCGAAACCATTAGTGGCAGCGGAGATGCCGACATCGACCTCGCTAGGTTGACCCGCGCGGCTCCCGGATTGTTGCCGCTGCGAAGTGGAGCCGAAATTTCGGAGGGACGAATCGTCGCCAAAGTGAATTCTGGTCTTGGCGGGGACGGCAGTTATCGAACAAGTCTTCTGGTCGAGAGCAGCCCACTGCGCGGCACAGCTTCCGGACGCCCTATCCAGCTGGAACCGGTTTCGGTCGACGCGACGTTCGCGATCTTGAACGGGAGTGCAACGGCTGAAAAAATAAGTATGACCAGCGCCTTTGGAACGGCCATTGGGAAAGGTGACCTCCGTTCAGGCACCGGGGAATTTCGCCTGGATTTCAGTCGTCTGGCAAGCATCTTGCAACCGTTGGTGGAGATGCCTGAAGCGAGTTTACGAGGCAACGCAAATGGCAGTGTCCGTTGGGCCGCTAGTGAGGGGAATCAATGGAATCTGAGCGGAGACCTAGCAGCACAAGGATTGTATATCCAATTGCCAGCGGGGCAAACGATCCGGCAGAATCGACTGCTGGCAAAGCTGGAAGCGGTCGGTGTTTGGGGCGGCGATACGTTAACCGAACTGAATCGATTGAATGCCGAACTGGAAGGGGATGGAATCACCTGTCAGGCGAAATTGTTGCAGCCCGTTAACCGTCCGGTCGATGGAAATCCGCTTCCACTGAACGTCCAGGCGACAGGCAATTCGTCCGACCTGATGTTGTTGGCGGCTCCGTGGTTGCCCGCCGATCTGAAGTCGATCGATGGGACCTTTGCGGCAAACTGTAACCTTCAGCTTGCCGCCGACCACGGCCAAATCTCCGCGGCAAGTATCGATCTGCAGCGTCCGCAGTTGGTTTGGGTTGAACAGCGGTTCTCACAGCCCTATTTGAAGTTGCGTTTTGAGGGTGTGTACGCATGGCCTGAAAACACTTTGGCTGCCAATACCTTGACGCTCGAAGGGGAAGCGGTTTCGTTTGCTGCCGTCGGCCATTCTGCAATCGAATCAACCCAATTGGAAATTGGTTGGCGGATGAATTTCGAACGATTCCAGAACTCCTTAGCGTCCACTACGGTCAAAGGGAAATCAGACGTTCAACAGGTGAACTATGTCGATAATCGGGTGCCGAGTACTGATCCCGGTTATGTGTTGAAAGGGACCGGCGAAGGGACAGCAACTTTAAAGGGTAGGGATGGACTGTGGTCGATCGATACCGATCTGACGGCGATGAATGTGTCGGTTTATCAATCGGGAGGCACGACTGCTCCCGCAGCAAACGGTTTTGTTGGTCCCGTGCGAAACATGGGGCCTCAACCTACCGCGACAACCGCATTGTGGTCGGAGCCTAACCTCCAGGTTCAGGGCGTGTTCCGCTATGACGATACGACCGGAGGAGCGGTTGCCGATAAGGTACAGATTGAAAGCGAGTGGTTCCGAACAACCGTTAATGGGCATTTAATCTGGAATGATATTCTGGGCGAAGTCAGCTTGAAGGGGCCCGCGGAGATTCGTATGCCGTTGGTCGCTAATCGATTGTCCGCGTTGTCGGGTCAACCTGTTGAATTGACCGGCGTGCATTCAGCGCCTCTTGATCTACTGGTGCAGCGTCGTGCCGATGGAGCGCTCGCGGTTGACCTTCGCGGCTCGTTGGGATGGCAGTCTGGAAGGATCTCCGGAATCGCCTTTGAATCGGCTGTGGCAAATTTTAAGGTAACGGACACGACCGCGACGATCGAACCGACGACGATACCGATGGAACTGGGGCGTCTGCATATCGCAGGCGATGTCCACTACGACCAAAATCCCATTTGGTTTGAGCAGCAGCCTGGGCGGTTCGCCGAAAATATTAGGCTTGAACCGGAGATGGCCAGGAAGTGGCTGAAATACCTTGCCCCATTGGCCGCCGATGCGACCGAGATTGCGGGGACCATTGATTTGGATTTGGCGCAGTGTGTGGTCGTTCCTGATCAACCAGAACGCACGCTGGTTTCTGGGCAGTTGTCGGTGCAGGGCGTCGAACTGAATGCCGGACCGCTAGCCAATCAAGTGATCGCCGGAATCGAACAGCTGAAGAACGTCAGTCGTGGGCTGACCGCCGGGCAGCCGGCCACTCGGACGCGTCGTCTGCTGACGATCCCCGCTCAGGTTGTTGAATTTGACATGCGTAACGCGGTAGTCACTCATCAACGCATGTACTTCACCGTCGATGATGCTCGCGTGATCACAAGCGGAAGCGTCGCTGTGGATGGCCGCCTAAGCATGACCGCGCAGGTTCCTCTGGATGCCAATTGGTTGGGGCAAGACCTGCAATCATTGGCGGGGGAGTCGATCACCTTGCCCATTTCGGGAACGCTTTCGGCGCCTCGATTGAATTCAGCTGCCATCGGCCAAGCCATCACCAGCTTGGGAGCGAAAGCGGCTCAGCAAACGGCTGAAAATTATCTGCAGCAGCAAGTCAATCGAGGCCTCGAAAAACTTCTTGGGCGGTAG
- a CDS encoding DUF1559 domain-containing protein: MHEDLLGYLLNALEPLEMRRVEAALQASPELRAELARLKAAMEPLEEDTSPTVFQPPSDLISKTMAGIPPLSGTPAHSDGDLESSETTDKPNTSGPTTSRISALGKAHLAQSDRFRWSDVIASGVAAVVLVSLVLPSILNRRYEARKISCQDNLRRIGVAVTNYALSDPRQQLPALKAEGPEAFAGIYAVRLHEAGLIDSRSLLWCPSLDRPNWLGQSIPTVTQLAASSSPQLAALQRDSGGSYGFSLGVMDGKVYRPAKYQGRSSFAILGDVPMKDQQSDSEGLSGGNYGHEAKGVNLLFEDGRVQFMRREDAVLTKDHPFLNHRGQIAAGINLNDATLAPSWQPPFLDARQQ, encoded by the coding sequence ATGCATGAAGACCTTTTAGGATACTTGCTCAACGCACTCGAACCGCTTGAAATGCGCCGAGTCGAAGCGGCGTTGCAAGCGAGCCCTGAACTACGAGCGGAATTAGCTCGGTTGAAGGCTGCGATGGAGCCACTTGAGGAAGATACGTCTCCAACGGTCTTTCAGCCTCCGTCCGATTTGATCTCCAAAACGATGGCCGGCATCCCCCCACTTTCAGGGACTCCGGCACATTCCGACGGTGACTTAGAATCGAGCGAAACCACCGACAAACCCAATACCTCGGGACCTACAACCTCCCGAATATCGGCGTTGGGCAAAGCCCATCTCGCACAATCCGATCGCTTTCGTTGGAGCGACGTCATTGCCAGCGGAGTCGCGGCGGTGGTCCTGGTCAGTTTGGTACTGCCAAGCATCCTGAACCGACGGTATGAAGCAAGAAAGATCAGTTGCCAGGATAACCTTCGGCGGATCGGGGTGGCAGTTACAAACTACGCCCTCAGCGATCCTCGTCAGCAACTGCCTGCACTGAAGGCAGAAGGCCCTGAAGCCTTTGCAGGGATCTATGCGGTGCGATTGCACGAAGCCGGCCTGATCGATTCCCGCAGCCTGCTATGGTGCCCATCGCTCGATCGCCCGAACTGGCTTGGACAATCGATCCCAACGGTCACTCAACTGGCGGCTTCAAGCAGCCCACAACTGGCCGCACTCCAACGCGATAGCGGGGGTAGTTACGGATTCAGTTTGGGGGTGATGGATGGCAAGGTCTATCGCCCAGCGAAATACCAAGGACGATCTTCATTTGCGATCCTGGGGGATGTCCCGATGAAGGATCAGCAAAGCGATTCCGAAGGACTATCAGGCGGCAACTACGGGCATGAGGCTAAAGGGGTCAATCTATTGTTTGAAGATGGCCGGGTTCAGTTCATGCGACGCGAAGATGCCGTCTTAACGAAGGATCATCCCTTCCTTAATCACCGTGGACAAATTGCTGCGGGAATCAACCTGAACGACGCCACGCTTGCCCCCAGCTGGCAACCGCCGTTTCTGGATGCCCGCCAGCAGTAG